A genomic segment from Castor canadensis chromosome 1, mCasCan1.hap1v2, whole genome shotgun sequence encodes:
- the LOC109686899 gene encoding trace amine-associated receptor 7a-like: protein MSGDLTSPAAVQLCYKNLNGSCVKTSYSSGPRLLLYAVFGFGAVLAVFGNLLVMTSILHFKQLRSPANSLIASLACADFLVGATVMPFSMVMSVESCWYFGVSYCKFHSCFEGSFCCASIYHLCFISIDRYMAVTVPLIYPTRLTASASATCIAFSWLLSITYSFSLLYTGANEAGLEELVSALTCVGGCQIAVNQSWVLVNFLIFLIPTLVMITVYSKIFLIAKKQARKIESLSNKTAKSSDSHKDRVAKRERKAAQTLGIAVVAFFISQLPYFIDSIVDAFLGFITPPRVYEILVWIAYYNSAMNPLIYAFFYPWFRKAIKLIVTGKILSDNSSSINLFPE from the coding sequence ATGAGTGGTGATCTGACCTCTCCTGCTGCTGTCCAACTGTGCTACAAGAACCTGAATGGATCCTGTGTCAAAACCTCCTACTCCTCAGGCCCCCGCCTGCTGCTCTATGCAGTGTTTGGCTTTGGGGCTGTGCTGGCAGTGTTTGGAAACCTCCTGGTGATGACCTCCATCCTCCACTTCAAGCAGCTGCGTTCTCCAGCCAACTCCCTCATCGCCTCTCTGGCCTGTGCTGACTTCTTGGTGGGGGCGACAGTGATGCCCTTCAGCATGGTCATGTCTGTGGAGAGCTGCTGGTACTTTGGGGTGAGCTACTGTAAATTTCACTCTTGTTTTGAAGGGTCATTTTGTTGTGCTTCCATCTACCACTTGTGCTTCATCTCCATCGACAGATACATGGCTGTCACTGTCCCCCTGATCTACCCAACCAGGCTCACTGCCTCTGCTTCTGCCACCTGCATCGCCTTCTCCTGGCTCCTTTCCATTACCTATAGCTTTTCCCTCCTTTACACTGGGGCAAATGAAGCTGGGCTGGAGGAACTGGTGAGTGCCCTCACCTGTGTGGGGGGCTGTCAAATTGCGGTGAATCAAAGTTGGGTCTTGGTAAATTTCCTAATATTTCTCATTCCCACTCTTGTGATGATAACTGTTTACTCCAAGATTTTCCTCATCGCCAAAAAACAGGCTAGGAAAATTGAAAGTCTGAGCAATAAGACTGCAAAGTCATCAGACAGCCACAAAGACAGAGTAGCcaagagggagaggaaagcagCACAAACGCTGGGAATTGCGGTGGTGGCGTTTTTCATTTCACAGCTGCCGTACTTCATTGATTCCATCGTTGATGCCTTCCTGGGTTTCATCACACCCCCACGCGTGTATGAAATCTTAGTTTGGATTGCTTACTACAACTCAGCAATGAACCCCTTGATCTATGCTTTCTTTTACCCTTGGTTTCGAAAGGCCATCAAACTGATTGTCACTGGCAAAATCTTGAGCGATAACTCCTCATCAATAAACTTGTTTCCTGAGTAG
- the LOC109686898 gene encoding trace amine-associated receptor 8b yields the protein MTSNFSQPILQLCYENVNGSCIKTPYSPGPRVVLYMVFGFGAVLAVCGNLLVMISILHFKQLHSPANFLIASLACADFCVGVTVMPFSMVRSVESCWYFGAIFCTIHSCCDAAFCYSSLFHLCFISIDRYIAVTDPLVYPTKLTVSVSGICIGISWILPLVYSAAVFSTGISDDGMENLVIALNCVGGCQIVVNRDWVLVDFLLFFIPTLVMIILYSKIFLVAKQQAIKIETTTGSRKTESSSESYKARVAKRERKAAKTLGVTVVAFMASWLPYTIDSLVDAFMGFITPAYIYEICCWIAYYNSAMNPLIYALFYPWFRKAMKLILSGEVFKNSSSTMSLFSE from the coding sequence ATGACCAGCAACTTCTCCCAGCCAATTTTGCAGCTTTGCTATGAGAATGTGAATGGATCATGTATTAAAACTCCTTACTCCCCTGGGCCCCGGGTGGTCCTGTACATGGTGTTTGGCTTTGGGGCTGTGCTGGCTGTGTGTGGGAACCTCCTGGTGATGATCTCCATCCTGCATTTCAAGCAGTTGCATTCTCCCGCCAATTTTCTCATCGCCTCTCTGGCTTGTGCTGACTTCTGTGTGGGAGTGACAGTGATGCCCTTCAGTATGGTCAGGTCTGTGGAGAGCTGCTGGTACTTTGGAGCTATATTTTGCACCATTCACAGTTGCTGTGATGCAGCATTTTGCTACTCTTCTCTCTTCCACCTGTGCTTCATCTCCATTGACAGGTACATTGCTGTCACTGACCCTCTGGTCTATCCCACCAAGCTCACGGTGTCTGTGTCAGGAATTTGCATTGGCATCTCCTGGATCCTGCCCCTGGTGTACAGCGCTGCTGTGTTCTCCACAGGTATCAGTGATGATGGGATGGAAAACTTAGTAATTGCCCTCAATTGTGTAGGTGGCTGTCAAATAGTTGTCAATCGAGATTGGGTTTTGGTAGATTTCCTATTATTCTTCATACCTACTCTTGTTATGATCATTCTTTATAGTAAGATTTTCTTAGTAGCTAAACAGCAAGCTATAAaaattgaaactactacagggagTAGGAAAACAGAATCATCCTCAGAGAGTTACAAAGCCAGGGtggccaaaagagagagaaaagcagctAAGACCCTGGGAGTCACAGTGGTAGCATTTATGGCCTCATGGTTACCTTATACCATTGATTCATTAGTTGATGCTTTTATGGGATTTATCACCCCTGCTTATATTTATGAAATTTGTTGCTGGATTGCCTATTATAACTCAGCCATGAATCCATTgatttatgctttattttatccTTGGTTTAGGAAAGCCATGAAACTTATTTTAAGTGGGGAAGTTTTCAAGAATAGTTCATCTACTATGAGTTTATTTTCAGAATAA